A window of Inquilinus sp. Marseille-Q2685 genomic DNA:
GCGGCGGCGTGACCCGCTCTTCAGATGCAGGTTGGGTTCGCGACCGCGAACCCAACATCCCGCCCCCTTTTTTCAGAATGGCCCAAGCCCCTCCGGCACGGACTTCTATCCTCTCCCCCCTGACCTGCCGGTTTCAGCGTTCCAACGGAAAGATCAGATCGCATTCAGCGCCGGCGGTGCTGAATGGACGGGCGCGATTGCGCCGTAGCGCCGGCCTCTGCACACTCCTCGGTCCCGGTCGGCCGCCAGGACCAGCCCATGCGATCCACCATCGCCATCCCGGTCACCGTCCATCCGACGCCGGAGGATCTCGGCCGCGCCGTCGCCCAGCGCATCCTGGGCGGGATCGAGCGCGCGGAGGAGGAGAGCCGCCCCTATCTGCTGGGCTGCCCCGCCGGGCGGTCGGCCAAGCCGGTCTATGACGCGCTCGGGGCGCTGGCCGGGATGACCCGCTTCGACCTGTCGCGGCTGGTGCTGGTGATGATGGACGAGTACCTGGTCGAGGGGCCACACGGGCCGGTGCTGTGCGACCCGCGGGCGCATTACAGCTGCCGCCGCTTCGCCGAGCAGGAGATCCGGGCGGTCGTGAACGCGAAGCTGCCCGCGCCGCGGCAGCTGCCGGCGGCGGCGATCTGGTGCGCCGATCCGGCGCGGCCCGACGCCT
This region includes:
- a CDS encoding 6-phosphogluconolactonase, whose amino-acid sequence is MRSTIAIPVTVHPTPEDLGRAVAQRILGGIERAEEESRPYLLGCPAGRSAKPVYDALGALAGMTRFDLSRLVLVMMDEYLVEGPHGPVLCDPRAHYSCRRFAEQEIRAVVNAKLPAPRQLPAAAIWCADPARPDAYDRRIRDAGGIDLFLLASGASDGHVAFNPPGSPAEGGTAIVALAEETRRDNMATFPGFAAIAEVPRRGVSVGLGTIAGLSRAALMIIHGGHKRQAVRRLLESRDFEPGWPATILHRCRHPEIHLDAAAAREAQ